The Chitinophagales bacterium sequence TTCATTGGGGAGCATGCAGCGGGTCTCGCAATTTACAAACTCAGGAAAATTTCCGTTCATGCAAGCACCTTCATTGGCAATGAGCATGCCCCTGTTGGCCCACACCGCTGTTTGATCTGCCGGGCAATTTCGCCAAAACTGATCGCCAAAATCAGGTGTATTGTAAATCAGGTTGTGGTGTACCATCAGCTTTGTTGAATTGTCATTGTAAAAATTCAGGCCGTTGTCGTGCAGCTTATTGTTGTAGGCATTGCCTCTTTGGCTGTTGTGAAAATTCAGTCCTTCGCCACGGGTATAGGCTATTTCTGAATCGTGGATGGTACAGTCTGTGCTGTTCAAAAACTTAATGCCACTCGGCCAGGTACAGGGACTGGTCAAATGCTCATTTCCGGGCCGGCCGGCATAGCTCGACACACAATTTCTCACCAAAACGGTATCCGCACTGCGCAGCAGCATGGCAAATAAACCCACACTGTCCACTTCTACATTTTCTACCAGCACATTGTTTTGCCTGGGTTCCGAAGCGGGTCGGCTCAGCAAAAACCCAATTCCCGTGCTGTATTTCAGTTTGATGTTTTTGACAAAAACATGATCCCCACAGAGCACCAGCAGATGATTGGAAGCAAATGAATCCACAGTGCCTCCAATAGTAACATCGCCCATTCCGAGGATACTGATGTTTTTGTAGGTATTGCCATTTTTCCAATTGGAAGCCGTTTGCTGAAAACTTCCGCTCGGCCTGTAATGCCCGGGTTTAAAAATGATCAACCCATAAGCATGTCCGCCATTGACACCGGCTGTGCCAAAAGGCAATTTTTGCATGGCGGTACTAAAAGATTTTACCGGCTGGGTGAATGTTCCCGGGTTGTTGTCATTGCCGTTCGGATCCATATACACCGTGTCTGTAATCGTGTAATTGCCCGTATTGACCACAGGCTCAGGAATGGAGAACTGCGCAAAAAGCTGGCTACTGCAAAAAAGCAGGATCAATATGCTGAAGCGATACATTATTGTTTTTTTGCTGAATATAAATCTAAAATCCAGTGCCGACAAGTTTTCTCCGATTTTTAAAATAAAAAACTAAAACTTTAGTTGTTAAACTAAATAATTAGTTTTAAGTTTGTCTTAGGTCATGGAGAAATGCTATAATCTTTGTGGCTTTGGGTCTTCGTGGCAAAAGCAAAATTTAAACACATGAAACCATTAACAAAAGCAGAAGAAGAGATCATGCAGGTGCTTTGGAAATTGGAAAAGGGCTTTGTGAAAGAAATCATTGACGAGCTGCCAAAGCCCAAGCCTGCATACAATACGGTATCGACCATTGTGCGTATTTTGGAGAAAAAGGGTTTTGTAGATCACGAAGCATTTGGCAAAAGCTATCGCTATTATCCGCTCATCAGCAAATCGAGCTATTCCAATGATTCCATTAAATCGCTGATGCAAAACTATTTTGGCGGATCCTTTGAAGAGCTGGTCTCCTTTTTTGTAAAGAAAAATGACATTGATATTGCCGAAGCGGAAAAACTGATTGAAGAAATCAAAAAAAACAAACCGTTATGAACTGGATAAATGCATTTATCATCAGCAATGTATCGCTTATTGTATTTTTTGGCATCTACTATTTGTGGCTGCAAAAGGAAACCCATTTTCAATTCAACAGGGCCTTTCTTTTATTTGGCCTGCTGTTTTCCGTGGCCTTGCCTTTTGTCCAATTGCCCCAAAGCACAGTTGTATCAGCAGTAACGGTTCCGCTTTTTACCCTAAATGAAGTATTGGTCACTCCCGAAACAGCAAGTGGCTCATTTAATTGGAAGCAGATTTTACTATGGACATACGCAGGTATTGCCCTGTTTTTGGCCCTAAAATTTTTGGCCGGGATTTTGGCCATTCTGCTTTTGGCTTTTAGAAACAAACGGCAGCAAATGTCCGGTTACACATTGGTGCAAACCGATAAAAATTCCATTTTCTCCTTTTTCCACTTCCTCTTTTGGAACGATGAGTTGGCCGACAGCAAATCGGCCTCGAAAATACTGCTGCACGAACAGACCCATATCCGGCAGTGGCACAGTTTGGATATTGTTTTAGTGGAGCTCTTGAAAATTGTCTTTTGGATCAATCCGGCCATTTGGGTCCTGCATAAAAGCATTCGGCTAAACCACGAATACCTGGCAGATGCCGTGGCCTGTACAAGCGAAAAATCCGACACGGTTTCTTATTCAAATATATTGCTCGCACATATTTTTGGCACCAATGCCCATGTGCTTGAAAATAATTTTTTCAATCATTCACTCACTAAAAAACGTATCGCTATGCTGACACAAAAAAGATCATTGAATAGTACAAAGTGGAAATACCTGCTGTTTATTCCCGCTGTTTTTATCGGATTTTACTTTGCTTCCTGCACCGATCAGAAAGAAGAGGTGATAAAAGAAATAGAAGTAAAAAAAGAACTCGGGGAAGAAACTGATAACAAACTCTCAGAAGATTTACCAATGTTTCCCGGAGGAGAAAAAGCACTTATTGAATATTTAAGTACTGAAATCACATATCCCGAATCTGCAAAGGAAGCCGGAATAGAAGGAACAACATTTGTCCGGCTGCTGATAGACGAAAAAGGGGAGGTGTATGAAGCCGAAGTAGCAAAAGGCTTTAATGAGGCCTGTGATGCCGAGGCCCTGCGCGTAATAGAAGATATGCCCCGTTGGAATGTGCCTGCATTGAAAGAAGGCGAAGAGCGAAAAGTGGAATTTGTGTTGCCTATAAAATTTGTGCTTTCAGATAAAGAACAATAAAACCTTGTGAAACCCAAAGCCTCATAACCTATTGTTTTTTACAAGGAATCGTTGGGAAAACCGGAGGATTAAAACTTCGGTTTTCTTATTTTTAGAAAGCAATTATTTGGTGACTTTTCAATTCATTCTATATAACCCATACCCTTGACTGTTTTCAAACTCTTTCCCACGATTATCCTCATAGTTGCGCATTGCTTTGTTGCTGCGCAAACTTCCCATTTTGTTTTGTCCGATGACAGCGTAAAACTGCACTACAAAACCATTGGAACCGGCCATCCCATATTGATCATCAATGGAGGGCCGGGATTCAGCAGCGATGGTTTTCAAGCTATGGCCACCGAAATTGCAAAGCAGGGCTACCAGACCATTTTGTACGATCAAAGAGGAACCGGGCAATCCCTGATGGAAAAAACAGATAGCCACACCATCACCATGGATTTGATGACAAAGGATATTGAGGCCATTCGAAAGGATCTAAAAATAAAAGAATGGGTCGTACTGGGACATTCCTTTGGCGGTATGATGGCCTATTACTACGCCACCCGGCATCCCGATCAAATAAAAGCCATTGTAGCTTCCTCCTCGGGCGGATTAGACCTCTCGCTCCTGGGAACTACAGCCTCTGCCATTCAGGCGAAGCTCAGTCCTGCCGAAGCGGATTCACTGGCTTACTGGCGCACTCAGAGAAATAGCGGAGAAAACCAGGAATTGGCAAGAAGGCAATACGCGAAATTCCTGGCCCCGGCCTATGTTTATAAGCGCGAGAACATACCCACTGTAGCGAAAAGGCTGACGGAAGGAAATACTGAATTAAACGCACTGGTATGGCGCAATTTGATCCAAATCAACTATGATTGCAGCGAAGCTTTAAAAACATTCGCCAAACCTGTACTGATTATCCAGGGTAAAGAAGATATTTTACAAATTGAGCTGGCAGAAAAAGCAGATCGTGTTTTTCCGAATTCCACCCTTGTTTTGCTCGATAGTTGTGGACATTATGGCTGGTTAGACCAACCCGGAAAATATTACAATTCTATTTTTACTTTTCTTGATCAACAAGTGCTTTATGCTAAATAATTTTTGGGCAGGCACTTGCAATTTGCTGAATGGCCATTCATTTACTACAAATTATTATATTTGTTTTTTAAGGCAAAAAGTGATTAAAAACACTTATTCTAACACAAACAACTCTAAATCAATAACATAAGCTATTTTTGTTGGTTTTTTGGGTAGTTGTGTTTATTTATGGGTTGGCGGTTATAAAAAATGAAGATTCTACGAATAATTGAAATTAGTTTGGCTTCGGCTGCTCTATTAGGATTAGCATTGAAAGCCTATGGAATAGAGAAGGGTGGACTTTTTGTTTATTTAAGCCTAATGATACTTGGACTTCTTTACCTTTTTTCAAACGTCTTTTTGTATGAGAAGAATAAAAGAAAAACAGGGCTGGCAATAGTGAGCGAAATTGCTTTTGCTTTTGGTGTTTCTTCTATCATGTTCAAGGCTCAACTGATACCAAATCAACCAGATACACTATTAAAAACAAGTATTGTATTCTTGGCTATTATTGTTGCTTATATCATGTATCGACTCAGTAAGGACAAAGAATATAAAGACTTTTACAAAAAAAATCAGATTAGAGCAGTAGTAATTGCGTTGATTGGATTTGCATTCTACATGATACCAGCACGAACACTTGCGCATGTTTATTTCAGACACGACCCTACTTTGGAAGAATTAGAAATAAAAGCATTCGAACATCCTGATGAGGAAAAATATCATAAGGAATTGTATGACTACAAAATGAAAAAAGAATGAAAAACACAACAGCTAATACATCGGTAAAGAAAAAGCGGTCGGAAATCGGTAATTTGAAGTTTACAAACCCGTGTGAAGTTTATCGGTTGGATAAGGAATTACTCCGCGGCAACGCCATTCTTTAGCGCCAGAAACATTGCCGTCAGCTAAAAGAAACCGGTTGATAATTCGTATCTTTAAATATGGATAAAATTGAACAAGGGTTTATTGTTGACCGACTTACCGACTCGGTGTTAAACACTATTTCAGGCGATAGTTTCCAAACAGATATATCAACTCTGAAAAAATCAGACCTTGGAAATATAACCAAAAGAAAAGGTTGGAAATTTAATTGGAAATCTGAGTTTGATGACATGACCAAAGAAGTTTACAAACTGACCATTGAAAACAATCCAGACATTATTCAAGGACTCATAAGCATTTCATTTGAGCGAGATCATGTTTTCATGAACTTGTTAGAAAGTGCTCCGTTCAATTTAGGGAAGAATAAACTTTATGAAGGAGTTCCGGGAAATCTCGTGGCATATGCATGTAAATTATCTTTCCAAAAAGGTTTTGAAGGTTTTGTGGCATTTACAGCAAAATCAAATTTGATAAAGCACTATGAAGAGACTATAGGAGCATATCACTTTAAAAATCAACGCATGATTATAGCGACAGAAGCTGCCAAAATACTTGTAATGAAATACTTTAAAACAAAATAAAATGGGACACATATCAGAACCGAAAAACATTGACTTCATCATAGAAAGTCCTCCACTTTCAGACAAAGAAAGGCGGAAAATAAGTGAATTCATTGAAAAGTTGAAGAAGAAAAAGAACAGAAAATCAACGCTAAAACAAAAAAAGAAAAAACGACCCGCCAATCAAGACGGCTGAAGTTCCAATAACCGCCACTGCACCCGCCTTATTGAATTTTTTCGGGCAGGCCCTACACCATCCATAACTGTTTCACATTTGCAGAATAGACAGTGTAAGCTCCCCCAAAAACCATTAAACCCCGAATTTTCTTGGCCTTTTTTAAACTAAACAGTAATCTCGCAATTAATTAAGTGAACCAAAATCTAAAATCACAATGTCTTACACCGTTTTTTTATCAGGAGAAATCCACAGCAGTTGGAGAAATGAAATTATCAATGCAGCAAGGGAAAAGGGTCTGGGTATAGAATTTTCCTATCCCGAACTGGAGCACGATGCCAGCGACAACTGTGGCGTGGAAATCCTGGGAGCAGAGGACTCTAATTTCTGGAAAGACCACAAGGCGGCAAAGATCAATGCCATGAGAATTCGAAAGGGCATTGAAGAAGCCGATATTGTAGTAGTGCGCTTTGGCGAAAAGTACAAGCAATGGAATGCAGCCTTTGACGCGGGCTATGCTGCTGCACTTGGCAAATCACTGATCATCAATCATCCAGAAGAATTCACCCATGCGCTAAAAGAAGTAAATGCTGCAGCCAACGCTACAGCCCACAATAATCAACAAGTCATAGAGTTATTGACTTACCTTTGCAGAAAATAGTTTGTAAATAGCTGTTAAAATTCCTAAAATAGAAGCATAGATTTTTGAGAATTAGGAATTTATTGAGCTCTTTTGCGTAAATTAAGTTGTTTTAAATAAGTAAGAAAATAATAAATACTTCATGAATACAACAATGAGAAAATACATCGGCTTATTACTGCTTGCTTTTATTGTGCTGAGCCTGCCGGCTTGTAAAGCAAAAAAAGAAGCAGCGGCAAAAGCGGCTGCCGAAGCAGAAGCGCTTCAGAAAAAAACGGATAAAGCCAGAAGCACCCTTCAGTCCATGCTCGATTCAGATGATATGAGCTCTGCTGAAATGGAAGAAAAACTCAATGAAATTAAAAGCTGGAACCTCGATGACGCTGAAGTGAACAGGCTTATTCCTTTAGTAGAAGACAAAATCGAGCAAGTAAAAATCAGGGAAAAAGAAGAAGCCCGGGAACGAAAAAAGGAGGCCAATAAAAAAGCGGTGATTGATAAATTCCGCGCTATTGCCAATGCGGGTTCTGCTTCTGAGGCCAACAAACATATCGATCAGGCGATCAACTTATTTGAATCACCGGATGCGCCTATTTTGCTGATCATAAAAATCACCGGTGATGTGGTTGATTACGATAGGCCAACTACAGCCAAGCGCTACCTGAATTATGTGAAAGATCAAAAAACCTTTACTTCCAATATTCACTCCGTTGAATTTAATGAGGAAGGTGAAATCATTGAATTAGTCCTAAAAAAATAAGCCAATCATGTTTAAAAAATCCTATTTCCTGTATCCTGTATTGTCGCTATTATTGCTGTTCAGCACTGCTGAAATACAGGCGCAAAGCGAAGAGATCAGTCCGGAGCGCAAACACGCAATTGACTCGCTGGCACTTGAAAAAATCAATGACCTGAGCAAATACATCAAAATTGTAGGCAATAAGAAAACAGATTTTTCTGAAGCCAAAAGAGTCATTGATCGCGCTGAAGAGCTATTTGCCGAAGGCAGTCAAATTGCAGTTTCCACCCTTGCAAGCGAGAAAATTACTTATTATAAAGTGCGCCCTTATTTTGAGCATTTGATGGCGCTCAACTACGACAAAGTCAATATTAAGTGGTACGATATTCAATATGTGAGCGATCTGGAGCAACAACCCGATGGCCGCTATGTTGGGGTTATTACCATTTACCAGCGCTTTGAAGGCGAACAAAAAGACGGACTTAAATACAAGGACACTACAAAAAAGGATATTACCGTTTATGTTGAGCGCAAACAAACCCAAATCCGTGGTCGCCTGATCGATTTCTGGGATGTGCTTTTGGGTGATATTCGTGTAATAGAAACCAAATCGTGAATGGATTGACCGCTATATTGTTATTGCTGTTCAGCATTCATTTTATAACAAACGCTCAATCTACAAGTGAAGATGCCCTGGTAGATGAGCGTTTTTTTTATGCTGAAAACAAACAGCTCAACCAGTTTTTCAGGCGCTTTAATGGCGAAGAAGATATTCTGGGCAATCGCTACTACAAAAAAGACAAGCTCTACCGCAATGCAGATTTGCGCAAAGGCTATATCAAAGAGCTTTTTGACGAGCAAAACCAACTCCTGAAAGCCGAAGAAAAACAAGCTTTTATCAACCAGGTTGTGAATGAATCAGACCCGCAATACCTGGAGTTTCACGGGGGGAAGTGGATGGCAGAAGTACAGGCCAATTTCTCCTACCTTGATTCCGTGCGTGACTTTAAGCTGTTTTTCAAACTTCAGAAAGAAGAGGTGGGCTCAAAATGGGTTTTGTATAAAGTGAATACAGCGGCTTTTGCGCATCTAATGGGTACTGCTGAAACAGAAGCTGAAATGAAAGAGAAATTTCTACATCCGCTCAGCCACGAACTTGATTTTACCAACCTGGTAAAATATTTTAAAGCAGGAGAGAACCTTGCCCCTTTTGTAGATGAAGCCTTCAGTCAGGATGCTATGTCGCTTTTTCTCTATGCACTCAAACGGGGCGATATCAAATTGGAAAATATCAGGAAGGTGAACTTTCATTTCTGGCAAATCCCCGGCTGGTATTTTGAGGTGGAAAGATTCAATCGCAAGGAAAGCTATAACAATGGGCTGCTGATATCTAAACTCAGCAGAGTACCGGAACAACACAAAGAAAACTGGATAAAAGCTATAATCAATGATTGAGCGGCTTTTGCGCAAACGGATTTTTATTACAGCACTCTGTCTCCTGACATTGCCCCCCGCCTTTGCACAAGAGGATGCATCCATGCAACTCGACCCCAGGGAACTGGATGAATACAAAGAAAATGCGGGGTATTTTATAGGTGTATTGCAGCAGTATTTCAATATTGTAGGCGATTCCTCTGCGCCATTCAGCGAGAAAAAAGTGATTTTTACGGAATCCTGGCAGAAGCTTTTCAGAGATTCGAAAGTCCAGGTAGAAGATGATCTTGATCCTGGTAGAAGCCATATTATTTACAAAGACATCACTGCCTATTTAAAAGACATTGACTTCTTTTTTCAACATGCTGAATTCAATTTTGAAGTGAAAGAAATAATGCCCCTGATAAACGATGAAGGGCATTTGTTTTTGAAAGTGGATTTGCATCAGCGCCTCAATGCCATAGATATTGATGGAGACACTATTCGCAAAGAAGGGGAGCGCTTTGTGGAAATATCTGTCAATCGGCAGGAGCAAGACCTTAAAATAGTAAGCATTTATTCCAACAAAATAAGTGAAGATGTAAATCTGCTAAAATGGTGGCAAAACCTCTCTGGAAACTGGCAGGCGTTTTTTGCCAAAAAAGTATTGCTCAGCGATTCGCTCTATCTTTTTGATGTGTTGAAGGACAAAGACAGCATAGATTTTACAAATGATTTTCTACACATCGCACAGGCAAAAGATACAAGCAGCAAATCAGATACCCTATATTTTACTGATGACAAAGTGCTGAATCAGATCAGAAGAATCACACTTTCGGAATCGTTGAGTATCAGTGGCGACAGCAGTCTGCGCAATTTGAATGCCCTGCATGTTTTTTCAAATTTGCGACAATTGGATATTTCACATACTAAAATCCAGGATCTTTCACCCATTCGCCACTTTACTGATCTGCGCTATCTAAATGCTTCCTATTCTTTGGTTTACGACATCAGCCCACTTCAGTACAATTCAGGATTGAAATATTTAGACCTCAGTTTCACCTTGATAGAAAAACTGGATGTACTGTATCGATTTATCAATCTGGAGTTGCTCAATTTATCCAATACACGTCCTCAGAGCCTGAAGGGCATTGAAAATCTTTCTGCATTAAAAGAACTGGGGCTGGCCAATATGCAGCTTGAACAAGTTGAATACCAGCGTTTGCAGCATTTAAAAGCCCTGGACTACTTAAAATTGTCTCATTCAAATATTCAGGATTTAAGCCCACTGAGTAATTTGCAAAACCTGACCCGATTAGACATTCGCAATACTGAAATTTCTGATATAACCCCATTGTCGAGTTGCGATGCATTAAAGATCATCAATCTGGAAGGTGCGCCACTCAGCAGCCTGCTTCCGCTTTTGGTTTTACCTGATATCAAGAAAATATACTGCGACAATACCCGTATCAGTAAAAAACTGGCCTATGATTTTATGTCAAAAAGGCCGGGAACATTGGTAGTGCACAATTCAAAATATCTTTTCAACTGGTGGCAATCCTTATCTGAGGAATGGAAATCTATTCTGGCCCCTCAGTATAATAGCAAACTGGACAAGGAAGCCCTTCAGGAAATTGCTTCACAGGGCAAAATAGATATCAGCGGACGCAAAGACATTCATTCTATTGAAGCAGTGGCAATTCTTGAAAATCTTACCTATCTGGATATCAGCAATACATCTGTGGAGGATATAACACCGCTTTCCGATTTGCGCAACCTCAAATACATTGACATTTCAAATACCAGTGTAAATTCGTTAGTGCCTTTGATTCTATGCTCTAAACTAATTACATTAAAAATGGAATCTACTCCAGTGCGTTCATTGACCCCGCTTAAAAGTATCCCTGAACTCGCGGCTATTTATGCAGATAGCAGTGCTGTTGATCCACAAAGCTTCGATTCTTTGGTATTTAGGAATGAGTCTTTGGTAATTATACACAAGACTGCTTATTATATGGAGTGGTGGAACAATCTCGAACAGGATTGGAAACATATTCTTGCAGACCCAATTGATGTGCCATTAGAACCTGGCAAATTGCAATTGCACAGAATTATCCATCAAAAAACACTGACTATAACGGGCAATCGAAAGATCACTTACCTTGAACCGCTTAAAAAATTGCGCTATTTAAAAGAACTTCATATTTCTGAAACCGGTGTAAGTGATTTGTCTCCATTGAAAAAACTGATATACCTGGAAAAATTAAGCATAACGGATGGCCCTTTAAAAAACTTGATCGGTATTGAGCCCCTGATAAATCTTGAGCATCTGAACATCAGCAATACACCTGTTGATGATCTTGAACCCATTGAAGCTTTGCCAACATTAAAAGTGCTGAAATTGCAAGGAACAGCCGTAAGAAATCTGAAATCCCTTTCTGGGCTGCAAAGTCTGGAAGTACTGGATTGTAGCAATACCAATATTCGTAATCTTCGCCACATAGAGGGGCTGCCCAATTTAAAAACCATCACCTGCTATAATACCCGCATTTCCGATCGCTATATTGAGTCCTTCAAAGCGGAGCGGTATGGAGTGAAGGTTGTTTATTATTGACTTTTTATCCCTCTTAAACAATGCATTAGACAATATTAACTAATGCATATTAAACAGATTAATGATTACTCCTGCAATAATGGCAATTCCAAAACTTAACATTGTGCCAATAAGCACATATTCTGTTTTTAATGTGTCGCTATCTTTATATCGTAAAATTGACTTTGCTGCAATTAAAAACCCCACTGCTTCAAATTGATTTAATAAGATAAATGTTAGGACCAATAACCTTTCTAAAATGCCTATTAGTTTTCCTGCATGAGGTAAATCGTTATTTTCAGGTGTTTTGATTTGATAAGCATAAAATACCTGTTTGATAAAAATATTAGCTGGCTTTAAGCAAATTAAAAACCCTGCAAACCCTAAAATATATTTTTCATCAATATTTATTTCTATCAAAGGTTGAATGCCACAATATTCTTTGAAAAGGAAAACCACAGCTGATAATATTATTAGATGTAGTGTCTGATCAATAAAAAATGAATATCTGCCAAATTTGGGATGCTTATTTATATGTATTTTTAATCCATCAATCACAAAGTGAGTAACTGCAATAATGAGTGCCCCAAATACAAAGTTTACTTGAAGCGAAAAAATCCATGATAATAAAAAGACGATAAGAATATGCCATTTCAAAAATGTACTTTTGAAACCAAGATTATTTTTGCTTCTGGCATTTTCATCAGTCTGAAAGAAAAAATCCGTCAACAGGTGCGCTACTATTTGAAGAATTAGAAATTGTGCAACACTCATGTTATTAATAGTTTGAAATAACCTTATTAAAATAATCCACAGCTTTTTCTATACTATTCCAGCCCAAACTCGTTGAATGTTGATTCACAACTGACTGACTGATCTTTAATTTTTTAGCAATAGTATCTTCACTATTATAAAGTAGTTTTAAATACAAAACTTCAGATTGTCTTGATGTAGCTTTACTAATTAATACATCCAATAGAGAAAATAAAGGGTCAAAAACTTTATCCAGTTCTTCTTCGTTCGATACAAAGTTTAATGTGTTTTTTATCACAATCCTTTTTTTGTTGTGTGTGGAAAATTCATTTATCAATCTTCCAGAAAGATATATAGCTTCCCCGTCTATAATTCCTTTTTCCCTATCAAAACGAGTTAATTCGCCATACCCTATGGCCAATCGAATACCATGCGTTTTAAACAACTTTATCTTATTATTATTTTTGTAAAGTGAATTATTACTCAATGGTATAGCCTTAACAAAGCTTTTTACTGCAAGAGCAACTCTAAGTGCATTTTGTGGTTCGGGAATTACGCATTCTATATAATCACCTTTTATTATTCTGCCATATACATTGAATTCCTTACTTAGTTCTTTCAAAAGCTTTTGAAAACTGTTCTCTAACAGTTCCCTGTCATCATCAGTTAAGCTTGTTGAAGAAATTACATCTCCTGAAATTACTGCTTTATTCATATAGCTTTTTCACAAAAATAACAAAATATAAGCTCATAAACCTATAAATAACATTTATAGGCTCTAAAGCCTATAATAAACATTTATCTGTTTTGGAGGCCATACTTTTAAAGTCCCAAAAATAAAATAATAATATGTAAAAGGTGAATTTTAGATATAAAATACATTGAGCAAGAAAAACGAATGAAATATTTCACAAGCATGTTTATCAGTCATCATTCCTTTTCCCTCCTAAACAACCGCTTAAAAAACCCCGGTTTGTCTTCTTTGTCTTTTACTTTTTCACCTTCTTTTCTTTTAAATAGCCCTTTTACAGAATCGAAAAAATTCTTGTCGCGATAATCCTCGCAATCGAGTTTGCTTTGCAATTCGGGAGTGAGTTCGTCAAAATTTGCCTTGCTGTATTGCTCTAATTTGGCATTGCTATTAAGCTGCTGAAAAAATTTGGCAAATATAGGCAATGCCATTGCTGAACCGCTACCATAGGTTCCTGTCCTGAAATGGATCAATGGACTTGAAGCACCCACCCACGCACCGGCCACTATTTTGGGGTTGTAGCCGATAAACCAACCATCGGTATAGTCTTGTGCAGTTCCGGTTTTGCCTGCCAACTGGTTTTTCAGCCCATAGCTATTGCGCAATTTACTTGCCGTTCCTCCCTCAACTACGCCCTGCAACATGGCCGTCATCAGCCGGGCAATGTTTGAGTCCAAAACTTCCTCTCGCTGTGCAGTGTCTTTTTCAAATAGGATATTGCCCTGTGGGTCTTCTATCCGGGTAATCATATAAGGGTCAATTCTGTAGCCGCCATTGGCAAATACAGCATAGGCTTTTACCATTTCCAGCAGCGATACACTGCCTGTTCCCAGTGCAATACTTGGTTCAGCGGGCAAGTCAGAATCAATTCCGAATTTCCTGGCTGTTTTCAGTACCTCATCAATGCCGGTTTCGAAAATTGTTTTTACGGCAGCAAGGTTTACTGATTTTTTTATAGCTCCCGCCATACTGTAAAACCCGCCATATTCATTGTCGTAATTGCGCGGTGTCCAGTTCTCATAGGCTTCATAAAACCTCTGCTCGTTGGAAATATAGTCGCAAGGCTCGGCTCCCTGCACCAGGG is a genomic window containing:
- a CDS encoding leucine-rich repeat domain-containing protein, whose translation is MIERLLRKRIFITALCLLTLPPAFAQEDASMQLDPRELDEYKENAGYFIGVLQQYFNIVGDSSAPFSEKKVIFTESWQKLFRDSKVQVEDDLDPGRSHIIYKDITAYLKDIDFFFQHAEFNFEVKEIMPLINDEGHLFLKVDLHQRLNAIDIDGDTIRKEGERFVEISVNRQEQDLKIVSIYSNKISEDVNLLKWWQNLSGNWQAFFAKKVLLSDSLYLFDVLKDKDSIDFTNDFLHIAQAKDTSSKSDTLYFTDDKVLNQIRRITLSESLSISGDSSLRNLNALHVFSNLRQLDISHTKIQDLSPIRHFTDLRYLNASYSLVYDISPLQYNSGLKYLDLSFTLIEKLDVLYRFINLELLNLSNTRPQSLKGIENLSALKELGLANMQLEQVEYQRLQHLKALDYLKLSHSNIQDLSPLSNLQNLTRLDIRNTEISDITPLSSCDALKIINLEGAPLSSLLPLLVLPDIKKIYCDNTRISKKLAYDFMSKRPGTLVVHNSKYLFNWWQSLSEEWKSILAPQYNSKLDKEALQEIASQGKIDISGRKDIHSIEAVAILENLTYLDISNTSVEDITPLSDLRNLKYIDISNTSVNSLVPLILCSKLITLKMESTPVRSLTPLKSIPELAAIYADSSAVDPQSFDSLVFRNESLVIIHKTAYYMEWWNNLEQDWKHILADPIDVPLEPGKLQLHRIIHQKTLTITGNRKITYLEPLKKLRYLKELHISETGVSDLSPLKKLIYLEKLSITDGPLKNLIGIEPLINLEHLNISNTPVDDLEPIEALPTLKVLKLQGTAVRNLKSLSGLQSLEVLDCSNTNIRNLRHIEGLPNLKTITCYNTRISDRYIESFKAERYGVKVVYY
- a CDS encoding DUF3307 domain-containing protein; this translates as MSVAQFLILQIVAHLLTDFFFQTDENARSKNNLGFKSTFLKWHILIVFLLSWIFSLQVNFVFGALIIAVTHFVIDGLKIHINKHPKFGRYSFFIDQTLHLIILSAVVFLFKEYCGIQPLIEINIDEKYILGFAGFLICLKPANIFIKQVFYAYQIKTPENNDLPHAGKLIGILERLLVLTFILLNQFEAVGFLIAAKSILRYKDSDTLKTEYVLIGTMLSFGIAIIAGVIINLFNMH